The stretch of DNA GACGTCAACAAGGTGACCGACGTCAAGCTGCTGCAGGGCGACCTCGCGGAAGCCTGGCGTGAAGGCGAAACCGATTTCGCCAGCGTGGCGATGCGGTTCTCCCTGGTCGACAAGACGCTGGAGCGCACCACCGGCCGTCTGGTCTCCGGCAGCGAAACGCCGATCGAAGCCACCGAAGTGTGGACCTTTGCCCGGCGGCGCGGCGCCGATTGGGAACTCTCGGCGATCCAGCAGACCAGCTGATCGCCACAACAAGACGAGGAAGGCGCTGCGGTTCGTTCCGCGGCGCCTTTTTCTTTGCCGGAATGCCCGTTTCATTTCGCGCCGGAATAATGGTCGCCATGATGTGTTGATGCCAACGAACCAAAAAACAACAGGGAGAAACCAGATGAAGAGCTTCGCCAGAATTGTTTCGCCGGCATGCTTTGCGCTTGCGGCCATATCGGCTCTCGCCGGCACCCCTGCGCAGGCGCAATCCGCCGATACCAGCTTCTTCCTGACCAGCAACGGCATCGGCAATGGCGGCAATCTCGGCGGGCTCGCCGGCGCCGACAATCACTGCCAGACATTGGCGCAGGCGGCAGGCGCCGGCGGCAAGACCTGGCGCGCCTACCTCTCGACGCAGGCCGCCGATGGTCAGCCTGCCATCAATGCGCGTGACCGCATCGGCAAGGGACCGTGGAAGAATGCGAAAGGCGCTATTGTCGCCAAGGACGTCGCCGATTTGCACGGCGCCAACGGCCTCATCAAGCAGACCACGCTCAGCGAGAAGGGCGAGGTCATCAATGGCCGCGGCGATACGCCCAACCGTCACGACGTGCTGACGGGATCGCAGCCCGACGGGTCAGCGTTTGCAGCCGGCGAGGATCGCACCTGCAAGAACTGGACGAGTTCGACTCAAGGTGCGGCGATGGTCGGTCATTCCGATCGCATGGGACTCCGCGACGACGACGCCTCGAAATCCTGGAACTCCTCGCACCCCTCGCGTGGCCCGGATGGCGGCTGCTCGCAGGCCGACCTGAAGAGCACGGGCGGCGACGGACTGTTCTATTGCTTCGCGGCGAACTGACGAGCGGAGGTGGATTGCAAGATCCGGGTGACGCGCCTCTCCATGGTGAGGAGCGCGCAGCGCGTCTCGAACCAGCACCTGTTGCGCTCCCGTCGCGCCGCGCTGCAGTACCTGCGGGTACCAAGCAAGCGTCTCGTGCCCCCGGACACAGGCGTTCCGGGGCTGCGAACCCGGCCCCATTCTACTTTGCATGGGGTTGTTTTCGATATTTTGTATCGGAGGCGTGCGGTATAGCGGCGATCAGATGCCGATGCACAGGAAGGCCGCCGTCAGGCGGCCTTTTTCTTTGCGCGCTTCTTGAAAGTCTTCTTCGAAGCTTTCTTCGGCGTTTTCTTGGCGCTCTTCTTGCTGCCGGTGAGGTAGGCGCCGACGTTCTTCGACGAATGCCCGACGGCGGCCACCGCGGCTTTCAGTCTGGCCGGCGTGACCTTGAACTTCTTCGACCAATAGCTGACTTCATAGGGCTGGCTCACCGCGATCCGTGCCCGGTCGGAGGCGTTGTGCTTCTGCAGCTTGATATAGGCGTCCACGTTCTTGGCGGAGTGCCCCACTTTCTTGACGGCGGCTTTCAGCCTGGCCGGCGTGATCTTGAATTTCTTCGACCAGTAGGCGACCTCGTAAGGCTCGCTCAACGCGATCAGCCCGCGATCGGCGCCGCCGCGCTTCTTCCTGTTGTCCGCCATCCGCATTCTCCTGTCGTATTGAGAAAATCGACGCTTCAAACGGGAGGCAACCTAACACGCCCGCTCGCATTCGGACAGATTCGGACCCTGTGGAGATCCGCGCGAGGCAGTCTGTGCCGCGACGGTCGCGCGGACGCCGCGTTTGGCGTGACGAACGAACCGCAAGATGATTTGTTATGTCGGTCAAACCGTCAGCGGAGGTGTCATCGATGCGTTACGAGCTCTATTACTGGCCGGGCATTCAGGGCCGTGGCGAATACGTCCGCCTCGCGCTGGAAGAGGCGGGCGCCCGTTACGCCGACGTCGCGCGCCGTGGCAACGGCATGGCTGCGATGATGCGAATGATGGAAACGCGGAAGGGCGCGCCGCCCTTCGCGCCGCCGTTCCTCAAAGACGGAAAGCTCGTGATCGGGCAGACCGCAAACATCCTGCTCTATCTGGGATCACGGCACGGGTTGGCGCCGAAGTCGGAGACCGGCAAACTCTGGGTACATCAATTGCAGCTCACGATCGCCGATCTGGTGCTGGAAGTCCACGACACTCATCACCCGCTCGGCCCGTCGCTTTATTACGAGGAGCAGAAAGCGCCGGCGAAGAAACGCACCGACGAATTCTGGAAATCGCGCGTGCCGAAATATCTCGGCTACTTCGAGGACCTGTTGGCGGCCAATGGCGGCACCTACGTCACCGGCCGCCGCCTGACCTACGTCGACCTGTCGCTGTTCCAGATCGTGGAAGGCCTGCGCTACGCCTTTCCGAAACGCATGAAGGCGTTCGAGCAGGAAATTCCTGGCTTGGTCGAACTGCGCGACCGCGTCGCGGCGCGGCCGAACATTAAAACGTATCTGGCGAGTGATCGAAGGATTGCGTTCAACGAGGAGGGGATTTTCCGGAGGTACAAGGTGCTGGATGGGTGATGCGTGAACTCGCCGTCATGGCCGGGCTTGACCCGGCCATCCACGTCTTGGCCCGCACGAGGGTAAGCAAGTCGTGGATGCCCGGGCCAAGCCCGGGCATGACGGGCCGTGATGACTACATGTTCCGCCCATCCACCGGCGTCATCTTCAGTTTCGACAGCTCGATGCCGTCGATGCAGCTCACATTCAGCGCCACCACATCGCTGCCATCGGGCTTCTTGCCGCGCGCGAACACGTCGACGCCGCAATCGACGCAGAGCTGATGGTGGATTGCGTGCTTGTTGAAGAGATATTCCTTCAGGTTTTCCTCGCCGGCGCGAAGCTGAAAACTCTTCGGATCGAGGAAGGTGAAATGCAGCCCCTTCTTGGTGCAGATCGAGCAGTTGCAGGCGGTGACCATTGCAAGGTCGGTGGTGCATTCGAAGCGTACCTGGCCGCAATGGCAGCCGCCGGTATAGGTCTTGCTGTCGGGCATCGCGATCTGCCTCTCTCACCAAAGTCCGGGCACCAGACGATAGCGCACGCGCTCGGCATAGTCAGCATAATCAGGCAGCCCTTCGACCAGCGCGCGCTCCTCGATGCGGGCGCGAATGGCGAAGAGAATGGCAAACACCGGCGCGATCGCCACGCCCCACCACGATCCGAGGAGCAACGGTATTCCAAGGAAGTACAGCATGATGCCGCTGTACATGGGATGACGGACGAAGGCGTAGGGCCCGCTCGAGATCACGCGTTGGTGGCGGGCGGCCTGCACCTTGACGACCGGTGCGGCGAACGAATTCTCGCGGAACACCCACATGATGAAGGCGATCGAGAGCAGATACATCGCAAGGCCGAGCACCTGCAGCAGCAGCGGAACGTCGGAGGCGTTCGCGCGCCGGTCGAGGCCGATCGCAACAAGCCATAGCAACAGCGCCAGGAAGAAGATCAGCATGAAGATCTTGTCGGCGGCAGGCTGGTTGGCCTGAAACGTCGGCCGCAAGCGCTCGGCGAGCAGCGCCGGATCGGTCCTGGCTAGCCACAATCCGCAGGCGGGACCAAGGATGGCGCTGACGATCAGCATTACCCACGCCGCTGGCCAACCCAGCGAACCCGCCGTGGCGAACAATAGCGCGCCGATGGCAACGACGACGATGGTGTTTTGCAGCAGAAGCCTTGCGATCATGCCAGGGTTCCGTTCCCCCGTGGCAGCATGATCGCGTGATTTTCCGGCAAACTTGCGGCGCTGGTTTCGTCCCGATCGGGACGCCAGCGGTTACGCCAGTTGGTCGATCCGCGTTCCCTGACCCGGCGGCAGGGGAGCAACCAGCGTCGGCTTCGGCGTGCGGGTGCCGTCGGCGGCAGCGCCGTTCTGGACGTCGGGGGTCTTGTCGGGAGCCTTAAACACGGGGACTTCAGGCGGTTTGACCACCACCGTTGCGGGCACAGCGGAGACATTCATCGGAAGCGTCCTTTTGGTTGCTTCCGACACTGGCCGGGGTGAAGCGAAGGATTGGTGAATCCGCCGCAGCAATCCCGCGCCGACGCCGTCAATCCCGGCCAATGGTGAACGGGCGACTCGCGGAATCGTTACAATGCGACGGATCGGGAGCGGCTACTCGTCCTTGCCGCGGGTCACCACGATCGAAGCCTCGGTCTTGGTGCGTGTGCATTCCATGTTGAGCCGGCGGAAGCGCATGGAAACCTTGTCGCCGCGGAGTAAGCCCATGCGCTTGATGCAGCGCGAGGACCCAGTCGCAACATCGGGCTTCGGGATGGTGAAGATGAGAGCGCCGGCCGAGGCGATCAGTTCGAAGAATTGCGGCTTCGGCTTGCGCTCAGCCTTGGCATAGAGCTCGACGGAATAGTTGCGGCCGCGGCAGCCGAGCGACAGCTCTTTCGCCGCCGGATGCGTCAGATAGATCATGTTGCCGGTGTTGACGCTGACCTTGAGGCCGTCGATCTGGTTCTTCATTTCCTTGGCGATATCGTCGCAGCGGTCGGCCTGCGCCGGCGATGCGCCGACCATAGCCACCAGCGCCAGCGTGGCGGCAAGCAAGGTCGGTCGGCGAAATTGTGGTCCCAAAGCCATTGTGAATGCCCCTTTGCGCCATTGAACCCCGCGCGCGAATTTCCTGCAAGGGCCGCGCGCGGAAGTCAACTTGCATGTCAGAAACCGTAGAGGAAGACGCTGATGCCGAAGGCGATCACGGCCAGCACGTCGAATAGCGTGGGAATGCTGACCAGCAGCGCGGCGAGCCCAAGCCGCTCCTTGCGTGCGGCGAGCGCGATGGCGCAGGCGCCCAGCAGCGGAAACGCGATGATCTGGACCGGGGTCTGGAAGGCAGAGAGGCCGCCGAAATCGAGGCCATGCCGCACCACCGAAGGCATGTAGTTCAGCCAGTTCATCACCACGAGCGTGCCCAGCGCCATGATCGCGTAACGCAGCCGGCCAGCGGTGGCAAACGCCAGCGCCGCCAGCGCCAGCAGGGGATGGCTTGCAACGTACGCCTTGATGATCGCGCCACCGAGGCCGGGGCCGGGAATTTCCGACATGTCACCGAACAACATCGGCGCGTGCGAAAGCCCGTCGAAGGCTTCGATCGCGGCAACGATGATCAGAAGCAGATAGAGTCCGAGCAGCCGCGGCGCGCGAACCGGGACAGGGGCTGCGTCAGGCAATGGGGTGGCGGAGTTCATTACGATCGCTATCGGTTCAGGGAGCATTGGAAATCTCCGATTTGTCTGAAGAGGGCCCGGAACGGTTCAACGGCGATTGGCGGCCGTATTGACCGGCTTCGGCCGCATCTGGCGGGCAAGCAAAACCTTCCTTTTGCTCGAAAAATGCTTAGAACGGGTCTACTGCGGCGGCGCCGTTTGGGCCGCCGCCGGCTCCAACCCGAGATATCGACATGAACGCCCCGACTGCTTTTCCCGACCAGAAACCCGTTCCGCCCTACAAGCATACGCCGCTGTTTCCGCTGGGGCCGGACATAACGCCCTACAAGAAGATTACAGCCGAGGGCGTGCGGGTCGAAAAGGTGCTCGGCAAGGACATGCTCGTCGTGTCACGTGACGCGCTGCGGGCGCTGTCGGAGGCAGCCTTCGGTGACATCAATCATTACCTGCGGCCGGGACACCTGAAGCAGTTGCGCTCAATCCTGGAAGACAAGGAAGCCAGCGACAACGACAAGTTCGTCGCCTTCGACTTCCTGAAGAACGCCAACATCGCCGCCGGCGGCGTGCTGCCGATGTGTCAGGACACCGGCACCGCGATCATCATGGGCAAGAAGGGCTGCAACGTCATCACCGACGGCGACGATGAGGCCGCGCTCTCGGAAGGCGCGCGCGACGCTTACTTGCGCCGTAACCTGCGCTATTCGCAGGTGGCGCCGCTGTCGATGTATGAGGAGAAGAACACCGCCAACAACATGCCGGCGCAGTGCGAGATCTACGCCGAGGGTGGCTCTTCAGAAATAGACTCGGCCTACAAGTTCATGTTCATGGCCAAGGGCGGCGGTTCCGCCAACAAGAGCTTTCTGTTCCAGGCAACGCCGTCCGTCCTGACCAAGGACCGCCTGCTGGCGTTCCTGAAGGAGAAGGTGCTGACGCTCGGCACCGCCGCGTGCCCGCCATATCACCTCGCCATCGTGATCGGCGGCACCTCGGCTGAACTTTGCATGAAGACGGTGAAGCTGGCTTCGGCGCGTTATCTCGATGCGCTGCCGACCCACGGCTCGGCTGATGGCAACGCCTTCCGCGACCTGGAGATGGAGCAGGAAATTCTGAAGATGACGCAGTCGCTCGGCGTCGGCGCGCAGTTCGGCGGCAAGTATTTCTGCCACGACGTGCGCGTGATCCGGATGCCGCGCCACGGCGCGTCGCTGCCGATCGGGCTCGGCGTATCGTGCTCGGCGGACCGTCAGGTGCTTGGCAAGATCACGAAAGACGGCGTCTATCTCGAGGAGCTTGAGCATAACCCGGCGCAGTATCTGCCGGCGGTGGAACAGTCGCTCGGCGGCGAGGTCGTCAAGATCGACCTCAACCAGCCGATGAAGGAAATTCTGGCGACGCTGTCGCAATATCCGATCAAGACGCGCGTCTCGATGACCGGCACCATGATCGTGGCCCGCGATTCCGCCCACGCCAAATTGCGCGAGCGGCTGGAGAAGGGCGAGCCGTTGCCGGATTACTTCAAGAACCATCCGGTGTATTACGCCGGTCCCGCCAAGACGCCCGACGGCTACGCCTCCGGCGCGTTCGGCCCGACCACCGCGGGGCGGATGGATTCCTTCGTCGACCAGTTCCAGGCGGCGGGCGGATCGATGGTGATGGTGGCCAAGGGCAACCGCGCGGTGGCGGTGCGCGAGGCCTGCAAGAAGCACGGCGGCTTCTATCTCGGCTCGATCGGCGGTGCGGCGGCAAACCTCGCCGAGCACTGCATCAAGAAGGTCGAGGTCGTGGAATATCCCGAACTCGGCATGGAAGCGATCTGGCGCATCGAGGTCGAGGATTTCCCGGCCTTCATCATCATCGACGACAAGGGCAACGACTTCTTCAAGGAATTGAATCTGGGGTGACCTGTTCGCGTTCGGCGTGAAATGTGAGCGAGGACGCGATGATCGAGTGGTTCGACGACCTGAAGATCGGGATGCGCTTCAAGAGTGAGGCGGCGACGGTGTCGAAGGAGGACATCATCCGCTTCGCCAAAGAGTACGATCCGCAGCCGTTTCATCTCGATGAGGAGGCGGCCAAGAAGTCCATTCTCGGGGGCCTCGCCGCCTCCGGATGGCAGACGGCGGCGATCGCCATGCGGCTCGCCGCGAGCGCGCGCCCGTTCGGGCCGCATCCGCTGTTCGGCGCCGGCGTCGACGATCTGCGCTGGCTGAAGCCGGTGCGGCCCGGCGACACCATTTTTCTCGAAGGGGAGGTGGTGGAATTGGCGGCGTCGCGCACGAAGCCGCAAGGAATCGCCCGGGTCAAGTGGACCGCCTACAACCAGCATGGCGAAGCGGTCTATACCTTCAATCCGATTGCAATCGTGCCCAGCCGGCCGAAGTGAGCAAGAGGTCGGGCTGCAGGGCGCTTGGCCTCGACGGGTTCAGCAAAGGCTGGGTCGCCGTTCTCCTCGACGGTGACGTGCAGGAAATCTCTTTTCATCGCGACATCACGGACGCGCTGTCGCGTTCTTGCGACAGAGCGGGGATCGATATCCCGATCGGGATGAGCGATCACGGCGAACGCTACTGCGACCTGCTGGCTCGCGCAAAATTGCGACCGCACGCGTCGCGCGTCTTTGCCGGCGCTCGCCGCTGGCTGTGGTCGGAGTTCAGCGATCCCAATGATGCCAACCGGGAGGCGCAGCGGCGCGGGCAGAAGCGGGTGTCCCGCCAGCTCTGGCATCTGGGTGTGAAGATCATGGAGGTCGACGCGTTCGTGCGCGCGAATCCATCTCGCGATATTCGCGAGGTGCATCCCGAACTGGTGTTTCTGCGATTGAACGACAACGAGCCCTTGCCGTCGAAGAAATCCGCCGGGGGAGTTGCGCTGCGCCGCGCGCTGCTCAAGCAATCAGGCTTTCGGCAGATCGATCGCTGGCTGACCGACGAACGTAGCGGTGCAAAGCCTGACGATGTGCTGGATGCCTGCGCGGTTGCGATTGCGGCCCGCGAGCCTGCGGGCAGCGTCCCCGAGGGGGCGCCGCCCGTTGATGCGCACGGCTTGCCGATGCGGATCTGGTTTTAGGGGGAGAACCTACGCCCGCGCCCCCGTGAAGGGGAAGCTGCCCATCGGGCCGATGCCCATTTCGCCGGACATGCTGTCGCCGGAAACCTTGCCGGTGAAGGCAAGCGTGAGCGGCATCGGGTTGGTGATGGAGATCTTCCAGGCGACGTCGTCGCCGTTGACGGTGCCGTCAAAGATTTCGCCGGAATTGCCGTCGGCGCCCTGCGTCCCCGTCAGCGCGCCGCCCGCGCTCGTCAGCGACAGCGTGGCCTTGCGCTCGCCCATCGGCGTGCTCATGGTGATGTTCCAGTTTCCGTCCACGGCCATCTTTGTCTCCCCGACATTTCTTCCCGGCAAACCGGAATGGCTTGCGAGATCCGCTCAACTCGATCGGCGGTATAGCCTATCTCGCCATACAAGCCCAACCGTCTCAAGCGTCCTTTTGACGCGTATTTTTCAGGCGCGCTGGGCGGCAGCGCGAAGCCGGCCGCCGACCAAAACACGAAACGCGACGTATTGAATTGCGAAGGCGGCAATCTTGGCGCCGACCAGCACGACCGTCACGTAGAACGTCCACAGTTTCATGTCGCCGGTCATGGCGACAGCGATGGTGCCGGCGGCGAGCACGAAACACAGTCCGGCCCAGGCATAGCCCGCGAACGTGACATATTCGGGAATGGTCTGTGTCACGATCGCCGGCATATAGCGCAACATCCAGCCGCGCTTGAGCATGATGATGCCGATCGCGAAATGCCCGATCGCGGGCTTCGCCAGCACGAAGCGGGGGTCGTGGGTCAACAGCGTCGCGCTGCCGAGCACGATGACGAGCGCCAGGCTCGCCCACGTCATGTAGCCGAGCTCCTTGCCCTTGATGCGCGAGTAGATCACCTGCGCGATGGCACCGGCGATGGCGACGCCCGTCGCCAGCAGCACGTTGTCGGTGGCAAGGTAGATCGCAATGAACAAGATGGTGGAGAAAAAATCGGCGGCCAGTCTGGCGAATACGTCCTTCATCGTCTTGCTCTCTGCTGCTGATGTTTCGGCTGGAGTGGTATCTTAATTGGTGCCGGGGAGGGCGTTCGCAGGCGGTGTACCATACTTCGCCTTGCGATATTGTGGATACCATGCCGTGAAGAAGGCGGCGCTGTTGCGGGCAGCGAACGCGATCACAAGTCCCGACCATAGCGGCAAGCCCGGCACATAGATCGTCAGCACGTTGCCGATGATCATCAGCACGAAAGCGCCGGTCCAGGCCCAGGTGATGATGTAGGTCGCCTTCAAAAAGTCGGGCAGCCTGGCCGTGGCGGCATCGACTTCCTCCAGCGCATATTGCAGCACGAACGGCCTGCGGATGGCGATCGATGCCAGCGAGATCGCAAGCACGCCGACATCGGCTGCGAGCTTCACGGCCGAACTGCTCAGGTTCGGGTCGATCAGCGTGACGTAGGCGCCAATGCCGGAGAAGACGACGACGCTGCCGGTGCCAAGCATCTTGACCGAGCGGCCACGCGCGATGTCGATACCGATGACAGCGAGGCAGATCGCGGCCGCTGCGAACAGGCTGATTTGGGCTGATGTCACCAGCATCAGCAGGGCGAACGAACCGAACGGGGCGAGGATCAGGAAGATAGTCATGGCAGTCTCTCAGGGGCCTAATCTTTACATCGTAAAGATAGACTAGGGGTGAGGCCGGGAGTCGTCAAGAAAAATCTTTACAGTGTCAAAATTAAATTCGGAAGCAAAAGAACTGGCGTATTTGCAATGGCTTGGGAGTAAGTTCGGGGCTCTACATGACGCGCGCCAGGATCATCAGGGCGCAGGCGAGCAGTAAAACGAGCGTGATCGTGATGCCGCCCATCCGGCCGACGCGGAATTGCAGCGTATTGGGCGCGGCATACATGCCGAGCGGATGCAGCAGTCGCGATAGCAACAGTGCGCCCATCAGCAAATGAATCCACATGGCTGCGAGGCCGGACA from Bradyrhizobium sp. AZCC 1693 encodes:
- a CDS encoding lectin, with the protein product MKSFARIVSPACFALAAISALAGTPAQAQSADTSFFLTSNGIGNGGNLGGLAGADNHCQTLAQAAGAGGKTWRAYLSTQAADGQPAINARDRIGKGPWKNAKGAIVAKDVADLHGANGLIKQTTLSEKGEVINGRGDTPNRHDVLTGSQPDGSAFAAGEDRTCKNWTSSTQGAAMVGHSDRMGLRDDDASKSWNSSHPSRGPDGGCSQADLKSTGGDGLFYCFAAN
- a CDS encoding DUF3606 domain-containing protein, which translates into the protein MADNRKKRGGADRGLIALSEPYEVAYWSKKFKITPARLKAAVKKVGHSAKNVDAYIKLQKHNASDRARIAVSQPYEVSYWSKKFKVTPARLKAAVAAVGHSSKNVGAYLTGSKKSAKKTPKKASKKTFKKRAKKKAA
- a CDS encoding glutathione S-transferase, whose product is MRYELYYWPGIQGRGEYVRLALEEAGARYADVARRGNGMAAMMRMMETRKGAPPFAPPFLKDGKLVIGQTANILLYLGSRHGLAPKSETGKLWVHQLQLTIADLVLEVHDTHHPLGPSLYYEEQKAPAKKRTDEFWKSRVPKYLGYFEDLLAANGGTYVTGRRLTYVDLSLFQIVEGLRYAFPKRMKAFEQEIPGLVELRDRVAARPNIKTYLASDRRIAFNEEGIFRRYKVLDG
- a CDS encoding GFA family protein, with product MPDSKTYTGGCHCGQVRFECTTDLAMVTACNCSICTKKGLHFTFLDPKSFQLRAGEENLKEYLFNKHAIHHQLCVDCGVDVFARGKKPDGSDVVALNVSCIDGIELSKLKMTPVDGRNM
- a CDS encoding methyltransferase family protein, producing MIARLLLQNTIVVVAIGALLFATAGSLGWPAAWVMLIVSAILGPACGLWLARTDPALLAERLRPTFQANQPAADKIFMLIFFLALLLWLVAIGLDRRANASDVPLLLQVLGLAMYLLSIAFIMWVFRENSFAAPVVKVQAARHQRVISSGPYAFVRHPMYSGIMLYFLGIPLLLGSWWGVAIAPVFAILFAIRARIEERALVEGLPDYADYAERVRYRLVPGLW
- a CDS encoding fumarate hydratase, producing the protein MNAPTAFPDQKPVPPYKHTPLFPLGPDITPYKKITAEGVRVEKVLGKDMLVVSRDALRALSEAAFGDINHYLRPGHLKQLRSILEDKEASDNDKFVAFDFLKNANIAAGGVLPMCQDTGTAIIMGKKGCNVITDGDDEAALSEGARDAYLRRNLRYSQVAPLSMYEEKNTANNMPAQCEIYAEGGSSEIDSAYKFMFMAKGGGSANKSFLFQATPSVLTKDRLLAFLKEKVLTLGTAACPPYHLAIVIGGTSAELCMKTVKLASARYLDALPTHGSADGNAFRDLEMEQEILKMTQSLGVGAQFGGKYFCHDVRVIRMPRHGASLPIGLGVSCSADRQVLGKITKDGVYLEELEHNPAQYLPAVEQSLGGEVVKIDLNQPMKEILATLSQYPIKTRVSMTGTMIVARDSAHAKLRERLEKGEPLPDYFKNHPVYYAGPAKTPDGYASGAFGPTTAGRMDSFVDQFQAAGGSMVMVAKGNRAVAVREACKKHGGFYLGSIGGAAANLAEHCIKKVEVVEYPELGMEAIWRIEVEDFPAFIIIDDKGNDFFKELNLG
- a CDS encoding MaoC family dehydratase, yielding MIEWFDDLKIGMRFKSEAATVSKEDIIRFAKEYDPQPFHLDEEAAKKSILGGLAASGWQTAAIAMRLAASARPFGPHPLFGAGVDDLRWLKPVRPGDTIFLEGEVVELAASRTKPQGIARVKWTAYNQHGEAVYTFNPIAIVPSRPK
- a CDS encoding DUF429 domain-containing protein, with product MSKRSGCRALGLDGFSKGWVAVLLDGDVQEISFHRDITDALSRSCDRAGIDIPIGMSDHGERYCDLLARAKLRPHASRVFAGARRWLWSEFSDPNDANREAQRRGQKRVSRQLWHLGVKIMEVDAFVRANPSRDIREVHPELVFLRLNDNEPLPSKKSAGGVALRRALLKQSGFRQIDRWLTDERSGAKPDDVLDACAVAIAAREPAGSVPEGAPPVDAHGLPMRIWF
- a CDS encoding inner membrane-spanning protein YciB encodes the protein MKDVFARLAADFFSTILFIAIYLATDNVLLATGVAIAGAIAQVIYSRIKGKELGYMTWASLALVIVLGSATLLTHDPRFVLAKPAIGHFAIGIIMLKRGWMLRYMPAIVTQTIPEYVTFAGYAWAGLCFVLAAGTIAVAMTGDMKLWTFYVTVVLVGAKIAAFAIQYVAFRVLVGGRLRAAAQRA